The region GCATGTACCGTGCCAAAGTGGTCGATTTATGCGCCGGTAGCGGTGCGATCGGCCTTGCTTTCGCCACGGAAGTGCCGGGCAGCGAAGTCTGGGCCGTCGAAAAAAGCGAACGGACCGCGCAGTGGACGCGTCGCAATCTTGACGAAACCACGAAACGGTATCCGGCGATCGCAGGTAATTATCATCTGGAAATCGCCGACGCCACGCAGATGCCGACACTGAACCAGCTTGACGGCACAATCGACATCGTGCTCACCAATCCTCCGTATGTGCCGCTTTCCGACATTCCCGTACAGCCAGAAGTACGCGATTACGATCCCGATCTGGCGTTGTATGGCGGTTCCGCGGATGGTACGCTCATTCCGGAGCGCATCATCTCACGCGCTTCGAAACTGCTCAAGCCAGGCGGGCTCATGGTAATGGAACACGATGTCACGCAAGGGGAGCGGCTTGCCGCTTTTGCACGTACTTGCGATTTCGTCGATGTTGTCGTGCACAACGATTACACCGGTCGTCCGCGTTATCTGACGGCAGAAAAGCAAGAAATCGGATAATACAAGACGTTTCACGGCATGCCGGTGAAAATATAGCCGGAAGTTGAGTCTCACTATAAGAACATTTTATGCATGGCGCTGTCCGTCGGGCTATAAAGAACAATCGGAATGCACATGAAGAACGGATGGCAGCCATAAGCGGCCGTTGCGGTTCCGCGCACGGGATTGAGATGAACATGAATGGCTTTCATGGTGCGCGTTGAGAGAAATGTGCGGCATTTTCAAGGAAAGAGGAAGAACGGAATGAACGTCAAGTTCTCCGCTAAGTGCGTTGCCGTGATCGCGGCAGGCGCAATGTCAATGTCCCTCGCTGCCTGCTCTGGCGGCAGCATGGACGGTTCCAGCAGCTCCAATGGTAGTGCGGCCAACAGCGATACCATCACGCTGGGATCCATCACCACCAACTCCGGTACCGCCGCCGCATACGGCGAGGCCGAAGTCGCCGGCTTCAAGCTGGCTGTGGACGAGATCAACGCCAAGGGCGGCATCAACGGCAAGAAGGTCAAGCTCGAGTCCATGGACGATAAGGGCGACGCCACCGAAGCCTCCAACGCCTTCAACAAGCTCGCCGGTGACAACAGCGTGCTCGGCGTGCTCGGTCCGACCATCTCCTCCACCACCGCAGCAGTGGCTCCGCTGGCCGATCAGGCCAAGCTGCCGGCCATCGCTCCGGCCGCCACCTCCGACTCCATCGAGACCGGTGGTTACATGTTCCGCACCTGCTTCAAGGATTCCTATCAGGGTGAGATTGCAGCCAAGTTCGCAGCCGAGACCCTGAAGGTCAAGAAGGTCGCCGTGCTATACGGCACCGGCGACCCGTACTCCTCCGGCGTGGGCAAGGCTTTCGCCGATGCCGCCAAGAAGGCCGGCCTTGAGGTCGTGGCAGAGGAGAATTCCTCCAGCGCCGACGACACCGAGTACTCCTCCCAGCTGCAGAAGATTCAGGCCGCTGGCGCCGAGTTCCTGTACGCTCCGTACTATTACTCCGTTGCTGGCCCGTACATCATCCCGCAGGCCCGTTCCGTCGGCTACGATGGTTATGTGATGGGTCCTGACGGCTACGATGGCCTGAAGATGACCGACGATAAGTCGCTGTACAACAATGTGCTCTACACCACCCATTATTCTCCAGACGACACCTCCAACGCCAAGGTACAGGACTTCATCAAGTCTTACAAGAAGGCCAACAAGAACGCCGATCCAAACACCTTCACCGCACTGGCCTATGATTCCGTGTACATGATGGCTCAGGCGATCGAGAAGGCCGGTAAGAACGCTACCCGCGAGTCTGTGCGCAACGCTATCTCCGGTATGAGCTTCGAAGGCGTGACCGGCAACTTCACGCTCGACAAGAAGGGCTCCCCGAAGAAGTCCGTCATCGTCCTTGAGCTTAAGGACGGCAAGCCTCAGTACAAGACCACCATCCAGCCATCCAAGTGATTTCCATCTGCTTGAAGGCAAGGATTTTGAAAGCCTGAGCATATAAGAGGAGGGGACCGGGAAACCGGTTCTCTCCCTTTCGCGTATCAAGGCGTTTTATCCATATTCGTCGGGTTCGAGAGCCTGACGGCAGACAAATTTTTGAAAGGAGGAATGATGGGCGATCAGATCATCATGTTCATCAGCCAGATCTTCAATGGTTTGAAGATCGGTAGCGTGTACTCGCTTGTGGCACTTGGCT is a window of Bifidobacterium catenulatum DSM 16992 = JCM 1194 = LMG 11043 DNA encoding:
- a CDS encoding ABC transporter substrate-binding protein, yielding MNVKFSAKCVAVIAAGAMSMSLAACSGGSMDGSSSSNGSAANSDTITLGSITTNSGTAAAYGEAEVAGFKLAVDEINAKGGINGKKVKLESMDDKGDATEASNAFNKLAGDNSVLGVLGPTISSTTAAVAPLADQAKLPAIAPAATSDSIETGGYMFRTCFKDSYQGEIAAKFAAETLKVKKVAVLYGTGDPYSSGVGKAFADAAKKAGLEVVAEENSSSADDTEYSSQLQKIQAAGAEFLYAPYYYSVAGPYIIPQARSVGYDGYVMGPDGYDGLKMTDDKSLYNNVLYTTHYSPDDTSNAKVQDFIKSYKKANKNADPNTFTALAYDSVYMMAQAIEKAGKNATRESVRNAISGMSFEGVTGNFTLDKKGSPKKSVIVLELKDGKPQYKTTIQPSK
- the prmC gene encoding peptide chain release factor N(5)-glutamine methyltransferase: MATVFETVRSSAAILSAAGVDTPEHDVKLLLAEAFHVDLRDVDKAMLMGEDVGHLNSALASDSPESGAWANAKTTGNTVAAAMERFHSMVDRRAKREPLQHITGHAPFRYLDLKVGPGVFIPRPETELVVQEGIEWTTRHGMYRAKVVDLCAGSGAIGLAFATEVPGSEVWAVEKSERTAQWTRRNLDETTKRYPAIAGNYHLEIADATQMPTLNQLDGTIDIVLTNPPYVPLSDIPVQPEVRDYDPDLALYGGSADGTLIPERIISRASKLLKPGGLMVMEHDVTQGERLAAFARTCDFVDVVVHNDYTGRPRYLTAEKQEIG